GTGGGATCTACTTCACCACGCTGCAGAAATTCGGCCGCACCGAGACGGAGCGTAAGTCGGGCGCGGACCATCCGCTGCTCACCGAACGTCGCAACGTCATCGTCATCGTCGACGAAGCACACCGCAGCCATTACGACTCGATCGACGGCTTCGCCCGGCACATCCGCGACGCGCTGCCCAACGCGGTGTTCATCGCTTTCACCGGCACGCCGATCTCGTTCGCCGACCGCAACACCCGGCAGGTGTTCGGTCCGGTGATCGACACCTACGACCTCACCCGCGCGGTCGAGGACAACGCGACCGTGCCGGTGTACTTCGAGCCGCGCCTGATCCGGGTCACGCTCGCAGACGGCGTCAGCGAGGACGATCTGGACCGTGCGGCCGACGAAGCGACGCTCGGCCTCGACGATGTGGAGCGCGCCCGGATCGAGCAATCGGTGGCCGTGATCAACGCCGTCTACGGGGCTCCGGAGCGGCTCGCCGCGCTGGCCCGCGACATCGTGGAGCACTGGTCGGTTCGGTCCGCAGAGATGTACAAGTTCATCGAGTCCCCGGGCAAGGCACTGATTGTCGGCGGCACTCGGGAGATCTGCGCCGACCTGTACGACGAGATCGTGCGGCTGCGGCCGGACTGGCACGACGACGCCCCGGACAAAGGGGTGATCAAGGTCGTCTACTCGGGGTCGCCGCAGGACCAGGGCAACGTCGCCCGGCATGTTCGTAACGGCAGCCAGAACAAGGTGATCCAGCAGCGACTGAAGGACGCGGACGACGACCTCGAGCTGGTCATCGTGCAGAACATGCTGCTCACCGGGTTCGACGCACCGCCGCTGCACACGCTCTACCTGGACCGGCCGCTGAAGGGGGCGTCGCTGATGCAGACCCTGGCCCGGGTGAACCGGACGTTTCGCGGCAAACCGGCGGGTCTGCTCGTCGCCTACGCGCCGCTGGCCGAGAACCTCAACCTGGCCCTGGCCGAATACACCGACACCGATCGTGCGAACAAGCCGGTGGGGCGGAACATCGACGAAGCGGTCGACCTCACCATCGGACTCGTCGCCCGGCTCGACACGTTGTGTGTCGGCTTCCCCTGGGAATCAGTGCTGCGCCGGCCCAGGGGTGGGCGGATCGCCGCCGCGGCCGGACTCACCGAATATCTGCGATCGCCCGCCAGCGCCGGCAACGAGCCGGGTGAGGAGAGCCTGGGGGAGCGCTTCCGCAAGTTGGCCAACGAACTCGGGCGCGCCTGGGCGCTGTGTGCCGAAGCGCAGACCCTCGAGGCCGCGCAGCGAGAGACGTTGCGTGCCAAAGTGCGGTTCTACGAAGAAGTCCGGGTGTGGATGAACAAGCTCGACGCCCAGCAGCGCCAGGCTGAAGGACGGCCGATCCCGGACGACATTCGGCGGACGCTGTCCGCCCTGGTTGCCGGCTCGACGGTGTCCGGCGACATCGTGGACATCTATGCTGCGGCCGGTCTGCCGAAGCCCTCGTTGGCCGATCTCGACGCCGACTTCGCTACCAAGGCAACTCGGGCCAGGCATCCGCACCTCGCGATCGAGGCGCTGCGGGCACTGTTGGCAGAGGAGTCGGCGACGGCGACCCGGAACAATCTGGCTCGCGAACGCGCGTTCTCCGAGCGGATCACCGAGCTGATGCGCAGGTACACCAATCAGCAGCTCACCTCGGCGGAGGTGATCGCCGAACTGATTTCGCTGGCCAAAGAGGTGGCTGCGGAGGGTAATCGAGGAGAACGGTTCACCCCGCCGCTGAATCAGGACGAGCTGGCCTTCTACGACGCGGTCGCGACAAACGAATCGGCGGTTCGGCTGCAGGGCGACGACGTGCTCGCGCAGATCGCGCGAGAGTTGTTGGAACTGCTGCGGCGCGACACCAAGACCGACTGGACCGTCCGCGACGACATGCGCGCGAAGATGCGGTCGCTGATCAAGCGGCTACTCGTCAAGTACAAGTATCCGCCGGACAAGCAGCCCGCGGCGATCAAGCTGGTGATCGAGCAGATGGAGGCGATGGCGCCGCGATTCGCCGCGTAGGCGACGACATCAGCTGTCCACGGCTTCCACCAGGTAATCCTTCAGCAAGACCTCGCCGGGCTCCAGCGGTGGGAACTCCCGGTCGGCGGAGCCACTGCGAAAGCTGATCGCCATGACGGTATCCGGGCTGAGGTGGGCGAACGAAGCCAACGAGAATCGTTGCTTGGTCCCGAACTCGTCCATCAGCTCGTACTCGTCCGGCCCGACTCCGCACCGCTCGCGCAGGTAGGCCAGGGTGGTCGGACCGACCTGACCGAGGTTGTCCGGAATCAAGTGTGTGAAGCGCGATGACTCGCGTGCCTCGGCGATGATCTGCACCCGCGTGACCGGCATCTTTGCTCCTTATCGGTCGTCAACGGCCGGACTTTCAACCGATCTCGCGGAAGCCCATGAATTCTCGCCGCATCAATCCCTGACAATCCTCGACTGCCCACACGCTTCCATCAGACCAGATGTCGATGCCTATCGGTACGCAGTCCATGTGGATGCCGCCGGTCGACCGGTTCGCCGTGCCCGGATCGGCCCATGCTGTCACTGGGCCGCCGAGTATCCCCAGCGCGATCGTCACTGCGGCCGTCAACTTCATTCCGATCATGAACACCGATCCCCCAACCCGTTTCTGTTACAGGTTCAGACGCGATCTGTCGGCGATGGTTCTCAATCGATACCCGGCAGCCAGAACCAGACACTTGTTGCCTACGGATAACCGCCCTCCGGTGCCACCATCTCCCCCCTAACCCCTAGCAGCCGTACCGGCCGGTCGTCGTCGAGCTTGCGGTAGAGCGCCTCGGCGGTGCCGGCGATGACGGCGACGTCGTAGGTCGGCTCGGCGAGTTTGCGTACGCGCGTGACGGTGAAGAACGGGGCGAAACGCACCTTGAGGTGGACCCGTTGGCAGGCGCGCTCCTCCTTGTGCAGGTCTGCCACCACCTGTTCGGCGAGGACGGTCAGTGCCGCCCGGACCTGCTCCGCGGTGGTGAGGTTCTCCTGGTAGGTCGTCTCGTGGCCGTGTGCCCGTGCCACCCAGGGCGTGTCGTCCACGCGGTCCGCTCCCTCGCCGCGCCCCAGCCGCCCGATGTAGGGACCGGTGTTCGGCCCGAACTCCGCGGCGAGCCGATCGTCCGCGGCCGCAGCTAGTTCTCCGACCGTGTGAATCCCCAACGACGCCAGGCGATCCGAGATGCGGGCGCCGATTCCCCACAGTTCACGGGTTGGCCGCTCGCCCATGACGTCGAGCCAGTTGTCTCGGGTGAGCCGGAATGTGCCGCGCGGCTTGCCGAAGTCGGTGGCGTTCTTCGCGCGCACCGTCGTGTCGCCGATGCCGATCGAGCAGTGCAGACCGGTCGAGGTGAGTACGGCAGCCTGGATCGCCTCCGCCATCGCCTGCGGATCCTCGGTCTCGAACCCGACGAAGGCCTCGTCCCACCCGAGCAGTTGCACCGTCGCGCCGGGAAATGCCCGCAACGTCGCCATGACCCGGGCAGACGCCGCCTCGTAGACCGGGAAATCCACGGGGAGGAACACCGCCTCGGGACAGCGCTTCTTAGCCAGCTTCAGCGCCATACCGGAACGAATCCCGAACTCGCGGGCCTCGTAGGAGGCGGTCGATACCACGGCGCGCTCGGTCGGATCGCCCCGCCCGCCGACCACGACGGGCAGGCCGACGAGGTCGGGCCGGCGCAGCAATTCGACCGCCGCGAGGAACTGGTCCATATCGATATGCAGCACCCAGGCGGTCACGAGACAAGTGTGGATGCCCGATGAACTTGGTCACGTCCCATGGGTTAGTGCCATGTTTCACTTATATAAGTGAAACATGGTATAATCTGCTGTGCACGCCTTCGATGTCCTCGGTGACCCGGTGCGCCGACGCATTCTGGAACTGCTCGCCGACGGCGAACAGACCTCTGGCGCGGTCACGGACGTGATCCGGGTCGAGTTCGAACTGTCACAACCGGCCGTTTCCCAGCATCTGCGCGTGCTGCGGGAGAACGGGTTCGCGTCCGTCCGGGCCGAAGGGACTCGCCGGTTCTACACCGTCGAGGGCGGGCCGCTGGGTGAGGTCGACGCATGGTTGAACCGGTTTCGCAGGTACTGGGATCAGCGACTCGACGCATTGGAGACCGAGCTGGCCCGAGGTAGGCGGCTAACCAAACCCAGCGAAGAAGCGTAGGCCCGAGGAACTTCCGACCGATAAGGAGCTTTGACGATGAAGGACGTACTCGACGAACTGGCCGCCGCCCACCGGAAGATGGGCTCCGCGACCCTGCCTGCCGGTGCGGCCTACACCATGGAGTTGAGGCGTCGCTACGACGCGCATATCGACGACGTGTGGGACGCCATCACCAGCCCCGAGCGACTGAGCCGGTGGATGAAGCCGGTCACCGGTGACCTGCGCCTCGGCGGGGCATTCGAGCTGGAGGGCGGCGAGCACGGCGAGATCCTCCGCTGCGAGCCGCCGCGCCTGCTGCGGGTGTCCTGGATGTTCGGGCCGGAGGCCGACGAGTGGCCCGGCACCAGCGAGGTCGAGGTGCGCCTGTCTCCTGGCCCGGCCGGGGACACCGAGTTCGAGCTGGTCCACGCCGCTGCGGTGGGCGAGCCCATGTTCCCCACCTACGGTCCCGGTGCCGGCGGCGTCGGCTGGGACCTGCACCTGCTCACCCTCGCCGGGTTCCTGGTCGACAGCGATGTTCTCGACCATGCGGAGTTCCGCGTCTCGCCTGCCGGGTCCGAGTTCATCCGGCGTAGCGCCGCCGCCTGGGGCGAGGCCCACCTGGCCGGTGGCGGCGAACCGGACCGTGTCGCGGCCGCGGTCGAGGCCACCACTGCGTTCTATCTGCCCGCCGGGTAGGCCTTGATGAAGCAACGGTGTCGGGCCAGGTCACCATCCCGCAAGACATACGCCGACGTCTCGGGATCGAGAGCGGCAGCGAGGTCGACTTCGTCGTCGATGGCGACGCAGTCCGGCTGGTGCGGTGCGTGGAAGGCAAGGGCAAGGACCCGGTCGAGCACATGCGTGGCCGGTGCCTGTCGATGACCACCGACGAGATCATGGCCTTGACCCGAAGCGAAGCCTGAGCCCGTGGCGCTGGGAACGCTGGTGGATTCCAATGTGCTGCTCGACGTCTTTACCGATGACCGGCGCTGGGGCACGTGGTCGGCCGACCACGTGGCGGCCGCGTTCGATGCGGGATCGGTCGCGATCAACCCGTTGATCTTCGCTGAACTGTCGATCGGGTTCGATCGCGTCGAGGACCTCGATGCGGCACTTCCCGACCGGCTCGAGCGCGAGGATCTCCCCTGGGAAGGAGCCTACCCGGCCGGCCGCTGCTTCCTGCAGTACCGCCGCAGCGGCGGTACGCGTCGCTCACCGCTGCCCGACTTCTACATCGCGGCACATGCTGCCGTCAGCGGGCGCGCCCTGCTCACGCGCGATCGACCGCGCTACCTGCACCTGTTGCCGGCGCTCGAGGTCGTCGCGCCCGAACAGGCCGCCGCGTGCTGCGCACCGCTACTGCAGCCAGGCGTGCAAAGGCAATTGCGGCCGGATGCGCAGTAAGGTTGCCGGGTTCGTTCTCTACCCTGGACAGGGTTCCTTGCCGTTCGGTGATCGCCTGCGGGCGCTACCTCTCGACGTGCTCCGCCGCGCCGCGCCGGCGGCCGCCGGGTGACGATCCGGCCTGCCGCTTCTGGATGTTGGCCCACTCGTCGCGCAGCCCGACGGTGCGGTGGAACACCGTCGGATCGTCGAGATCGGCGGCAAAGTAGCCCAGCCGCTCGAATTGCACCACCTCGCCGGGCGTCACCTCGGCCAGGATCGGCTCCAGCCGGACGCCGGTGAGCGTCTCCCGAGACGCAGGGTTCAAGCTCTCCAGCGGGTCGCGCCCGTCGGCCCCCGGCCACGGGTCGGTGAAGAGCCGGTCGTAGAGGTGCACGGTTCCGCCGATCGCGGTCGCCGCCGACACCCAGTGGATGGTGGAGCGGACCTTGCGCCCGTCCGGGGTGGAGCCGCCGGCGCTGGCCGGGTCGTAGGTGCAGAACACCTCGGTGACGGCCCCGGCGGAGTCGGTGGCGACATCGGTGGCGGTGACGTAGTACCCGGCCCGCAGCCGCACCTCGCGCCCGGGGGCCAGCCGGTAGTACTTCGGTGCTGGCTCGAGCATGAAGTCGTCGGCCTCGATCCACAGGTCGGCCCCGAACGGGACGCGGCGGGTGCCCGCGGTGAGATCCTCCGGATTGTTGATGGCCTCGACGGTGACCCCGTCGCCTTCCGCCCAGTTAGTGATCGTGAGCTTCAACGGCCGCAACACCGCCATCCGCCGCAGCGCGGCGCGGTTGAGTGCGGTGCGCACGAACGACTCCAGCAGCTCGATCTCGACCACACTGTTGGTCCGCGCCACCCCGATGTGGTCGACGAAGGCCAGGATCGCCTCCGGCGGATAGCCGCGGCGCCGCAGCCCCCGCAGCGTGGGCATCCGGGGATCGTCCCAGCCGTCGAGTTGCCCGTCGGTCACCAGCTCGCGCAGCTTTCGCTTCGAGGTGACGGTGTGGGTGAGTTCCAGCCGCGCGAACTCGGTCTGCTCCGGCCGGTCGCGGGGCAGCGGCAGCTGGTCGAGGAACCAGTCGTAGAGCGGGCGGTGGTCGCTGAACTCCAGCGTGCACAGCGAGTGGGTGACGCCTTCGATCGCGTCGGACTGCCCGTGCGCCCAGTCGTAGGTCGGGTAGATGACCCAGTCGTTGCCGGTCCGCAGGTGGGTTGCCCGACGGATGCGGTACAGCACCGGGTCGCGCAGCTGCATGTTCTCGTGCTGCATGTCGATCTTGGCCCGTAGCACCCGGGCGCCGTCCGCGAACTCACCGGCCCGCATGCGCCGGAACAGGTCGAGGTTCTCCACGACCGGACGGTTGCGGAACGGGCTCTCGATGCCGGGCCGCCCGTACCCGCCGCGCTGCGCGGAGATGGTGTCGTGGTCCTGGTCGTCGACGTAGGCCACGCCCCGCTCGATGAGGTGTTCGGCCCAGGCATAGATCTGCTCGAAGTAGTCCGAGGCGTACTTTGCCGGTCCGGGCGGCGGGCAACCGAGCCAGGCCAGGTCGGCCTCGATGGCCGCGGCGTACTCGGTTTCCTCGGTCTCCGGGTTGGTGTCGTCGAAGCGAAGGTTGAACTCGCCGTCGAATTCCCGCGCCAGGGCATGGTTGAGCGCGACCGCCTTGGCGTGGCCGATGTGCAGGTAGCCGTTGGGCTCGGGCGGAAAGCGGGTCTGGACCCGGTCGAAACGGCCTGCCGCCAGATCGTCCCGGATCTTCGCCCGGACGAAGTCGACCGGACCGCCGCCACCTGCTTCGCTACCCATCCCCAGAACGTAGCCGGTCGGCCGGCTGCCTCGGTTACCGGTCGCCGGCGCCACTACGGGACTGCGTCGAGAACACTCGGTGCGACGTAGGCCGCGGCCGGTGGGCAGAGATACTTGACGCTGGCGACCACTTCCATCGCGTGGAAGTCGTCCGGCCTGGTGTTCGGCAACGCGCCGCTGGTCCGCCCAGCTGAATACCGATGCCGAGGGTGAGTGCGGCCGTCACCGCCGTCGTCAGATGTCGCATTGCCATCGGAGCGCTCCTTTATGTAGTCAGGCCGGGATCAGCGGGATCCCGTACGCGGTGAAACGAGGGTCGGCCGTGACGACGGTCAGGTGTTCGGTGATCGCCTGAGCGATGATCAGGCGGTCGAACGGATCCCGATGGCCGATCTCCGCGAAAGACACGACGCTGAACAGCAGTTCGTCGGCCGCTGTTGTCGCGATGGTTGGCCAGCATCTCAGCCGATCCGCCCGCCGACCAGGACTGCCTCATCGGCGGTTGCGCGCCCTTCGAGACGGCCTGCCGGGTCGTAGCCGCCACGCACTCCGGTCGAGGTGAGGGAGTCACCGAACAGTTCGTCCAGGTACTCCTCGACCGTGTCCTCCGGTTGCGCAACACCGGCAGGGCACGGGCATCCGCCTCGGCGGCGACCTGCGCGTTCGCCGCCTCGAGGCGCTCGCCGATCCGGGTGGCGTAGCCGAGATAGAACGACGACCGGAACCGGCTGCTGCGGTCGCGCCGGCCAGCCGCTCCCGTACCCGCATGCGCCAGCGCCTTCTGCGCCTGCACCAGTAGCGAGGTGAACAGCAACTCGACCGCGCCGAGATCCTCGGTGAAGCCGAGCCGGGACCTCCGACAGCAATCGGCGCCTCGATCGCGGGCTCGACGAACGGCGGCGGTGGCATGATCGGCAGTAGACTTGCCGCCCGCGACGGATCGGTTCGCCCATGAAGGTTCCGAGCTCATGAAGTTTCTCAGCGCCGTGGACCAGATGATGCTGCGCATGGAGTCGCCGCGGACACCGATGCATATCGGCGCGCTCGCGATCTTCCGCCGGCCCGCGGGAGCCGGCCCGGGCTATGCACGCCGGGTCTACCAGGCTTTCAAGGAGGCGGCGTTTCTGCCGTTTCCGTTCGACAGCGTCGTCGCCGACCGGCTGGGGGTAGCCGGCGTGGCGTGGTGGCAGGAGGTACGGCCCGACCTCGACTACCACATCCGGCTGTCGGCGGTTCCCGCGCCGGGTACCGACCGGGAACTCGGGCTGCTGATCGAGCGGCTGCACTCGACCGCGCTCGACCTGTCCAAGCCGCTGTGGGAAGCGCACATCATCGAGGGTCTCGCCGACGGCCGGTTCGCGTTCTACTTCAAGGCCCACCATGCGGCGGTCGACGGCATGGGTGCGGTCAACCTGATCAGGGCATGGCTGAGCACCGAACCCGGCGTCCCGCAGGTGCCCGAGACCGAACCGGAGCCCGATCCGGACAACCTCACGCTGCTGCGCCGAATCTTCGAGACCGGCCTGCGCGGCTTGGGCCGCGGGGTCGTCGGCACCGGCGAGGTCGCGGGCCGGCTGGTCGGGATGGCCGCGGGCGCGAACAGCTCGATCTCCGCTGCGGTGCACACTCCGGCGACGCCGTTCAACGGCCGGGTCAACCGGCATCGCCGGGTCGCGGTCGGGCATCTACGTCTCGACACCCTCAAGGCCGTGGCGGCG
Above is a genomic segment from Skermania piniformis containing:
- a CDS encoding type II toxin-antitoxin system VapC family toxin gives rise to the protein MALGTLVDSNVLLDVFTDDRRWGTWSADHVAAAFDAGSVAINPLIFAELSIGFDRVEDLDAALPDRLEREDLPWEGAYPAGRCFLQYRRSGGTRRSPLPDFYIAAHAAVSGRALLTRDRPRYLHLLPALEVVAPEQAAACCAPLLQPGVQRQLRPDAQ
- a CDS encoding PIN domain-containing protein, with the protein product MSFAEIGHRDPFDRLIIAQAITEHLTVVTADPRFTAYGIPLIPA
- a CDS encoding SRPBCC family protein, coding for MKDVLDELAAAHRKMGSATLPAGAAYTMELRRRYDAHIDDVWDAITSPERLSRWMKPVTGDLRLGGAFELEGGEHGEILRCEPPRLLRVSWMFGPEADEWPGTSEVEVRLSPGPAGDTEFELVHAAAVGEPMFPTYGPGAGGVGWDLHLLTLAGFLVDSDVLDHAEFRVSPAGSEFIRRSAAAWGEAHLAGGGEPDRVAAAVEATTAFYLPAG
- a CDS encoding glutamine--tRNA ligase/YqeY domain fusion protein; the encoded protein is MGSEAGGGGPVDFVRAKIRDDLAAGRFDRVQTRFPPEPNGYLHIGHAKAVALNHALAREFDGEFNLRFDDTNPETEETEYAAAIEADLAWLGCPPPGPAKYASDYFEQIYAWAEHLIERGVAYVDDQDHDTISAQRGGYGRPGIESPFRNRPVVENLDLFRRMRAGEFADGARVLRAKIDMQHENMQLRDPVLYRIRRATHLRTGNDWVIYPTYDWAHGQSDAIEGVTHSLCTLEFSDHRPLYDWFLDQLPLPRDRPEQTEFARLELTHTVTSKRKLRELVTDGQLDGWDDPRMPTLRGLRRRGYPPEAILAFVDHIGVARTNSVVEIELLESFVRTALNRAALRRMAVLRPLKLTITNWAEGDGVTVEAINNPEDLTAGTRRVPFGADLWIEADDFMLEPAPKYYRLAPGREVRLRAGYYVTATDVATDSAGAVTEVFCTYDPASAGGSTPDGRKVRSTIHWVSAATAIGGTVHLYDRLFTDPWPGADGRDPLESLNPASRETLTGVRLEPILAEVTPGEVVQFERLGYFAADLDDPTVFHRTVGLRDEWANIQKRQAGSSPGGRRRGAAEHVER
- a CDS encoding WS/DGAT/MGAT family O-acyltransferase, whose protein sequence is MKFLSAVDQMMLRMESPRTPMHIGALAIFRRPAGAGPGYARRVYQAFKEAAFLPFPFDSVVADRLGVAGVAWWQEVRPDLDYHIRLSAVPAPGTDRELGLLIERLHSTALDLSKPLWEAHIIEGLADGRFAFYFKAHHAAVDGMGAVNLIRAWLSTEPGVPQVPETEPEPDPDNLTLLRRIFETGLRGLGRGVVGTGEVAGRLVGMAAGANSSISAAVHTPATPFNGRVNRHRRVAVGHLRLDTLKAVAAATGATVNDAVLASVGAGVRRYLTERDALPSRSVMASVPVGFERDPDTLNAATGFVCPLGTDIEDPVERLATISAGTTRGKAELLAMSPNAQTSYTVLGLVPLLIGQKTGLLAKVPALFNFTVSSVVLGAERLYLGDAELELMVPISFLVDGYGLNLTLIGYAGDVALGFVGCRDSIPHVQRLATYTEAGLTELAAAVSPDSSAT
- a CDS encoding type I restriction endonuclease subunit R, with translation MISEAEWEQHALDALGEWAWQPATGSAIAPGASRGRTAWDELVLPERLLDRMRTLNPQVPPEYLEQARAAILAPQSQDPIAENFRLHQVLVDGYRGISYIDNDGIEQNPTIRLVGHRPDDNEYLAVQQVTIRTSEHQRRFDIVLYLNGLPVAVIELKRAGDGHADLPAARAQLDTYLREFPMAFRFAVLVVISDGITARYGTPFTPFEHFALWNVDDDGEPIAPSDPADDRARTPLRDLMDGVFNSERFLQLMRNFTAFDAEGDRLVKRIAKPHQYFAVTKAVGSTVAAAESNGKAGVVWHTQGSGKSMEMELYTHLVAQQPKLKNPTIVVVTDRRDLDGQLYETFAKSQLLREKPVIVTSRDQLRDELSHRTTGGIYFTTLQKFGRTETERKSGADHPLLTERRNVIVIVDEAHRSHYDSIDGFARHIRDALPNAVFIAFTGTPISFADRNTRQVFGPVIDTYDLTRAVEDNATVPVYFEPRLIRVTLADGVSEDDLDRAADEATLGLDDVERARIEQSVAVINAVYGAPERLAALARDIVEHWSVRSAEMYKFIESPGKALIVGGTREICADLYDEIVRLRPDWHDDAPDKGVIKVVYSGSPQDQGNVARHVRNGSQNKVIQQRLKDADDDLELVIVQNMLLTGFDAPPLHTLYLDRPLKGASLMQTLARVNRTFRGKPAGLLVAYAPLAENLNLALAEYTDTDRANKPVGRNIDEAVDLTIGLVARLDTLCVGFPWESVLRRPRGGRIAAAAGLTEYLRSPASAGNEPGEESLGERFRKLANELGRAWALCAEAQTLEAAQRETLRAKVRFYEEVRVWMNKLDAQQRQAEGRPIPDDIRRTLSALVAGSTVSGDIVDIYAAAGLPKPSLADLDADFATKATRARHPHLAIEALRALLAEESATATRNNLARERAFSERITELMRRYTNQQLTSAEVIAELISLAKEVAAEGNRGERFTPPLNQDELAFYDAVATNESAVRLQGDDVLAQIARELLELLRRDTKTDWTVRDDMRAKMRSLIKRLLVKYKYPPDKQPAAIKLVIEQMEAMAPRFAA
- a CDS encoding AbrB/MazE/SpoVT family DNA-binding domain-containing protein gives rise to the protein MSGQVTIPQDIRRRLGIESGSEVDFVVDGDAVRLVRCVEGKGKDPVEHMRGRCLSMTTDEIMALTRSEA
- a CDS encoding DNA polymerase IV, with translation MDQFLAAVELLRRPDLVGLPVVVGGRGDPTERAVVSTASYEAREFGIRSGMALKLAKKRCPEAVFLPVDFPVYEAASARVMATLRAFPGATVQLLGWDEAFVGFETEDPQAMAEAIQAAVLTSTGLHCSIGIGDTTVRAKNATDFGKPRGTFRLTRDNWLDVMGERPTRELWGIGARISDRLASLGIHTVGELAAAADDRLAAEFGPNTGPYIGRLGRGEGADRVDDTPWVARAHGHETTYQENLTTAEQVRAALTVLAEQVVADLHKEERACQRVHLKVRFAPFFTVTRVRKLAEPTYDVAVIAGTAEALYRKLDDDRPVRLLGVRGEMVAPEGGYP
- a CDS encoding ArsR/SmtB family transcription factor; amino-acid sequence: MHAFDVLGDPVRRRILELLADGEQTSGAVTDVIRVEFELSQPAVSQHLRVLRENGFASVRAEGTRRFYTVEGGPLGEVDAWLNRFRRYWDQRLDALETELARGRRLTKPSEEA